From one Mycobacterium colombiense CECT 3035 genomic stretch:
- a CDS encoding alpha/beta fold hydrolase: MHSAAQWIDENETLTIRRGHRIAFRRRGTGPTVLLLHGFPTWSYDYAALAGDLARDHHVITMDFLGYGASDKPNPYEYSVAESADTVEDLAAHLRVDPVSLVVHDYGGIVGQELADRANRGRLGFTIDRLVVLNSGIVYSAYRPTRLQKLLLLPVVGKLLAGRVDAARARSGLEGVRGSRFTDTEFEDLWLGMSRDNGHKLAHLLIKYNAERAIHHRRWEAALAHWDGPLHLVWGLDDPVSGRHVLEQAVKVLPHATVTELPGVGHYPQSEAAPSVAAAVRD; this comes from the coding sequence GTGCATTCAGCCGCGCAGTGGATCGACGAGAACGAAACCCTGACGATTCGGCGGGGTCACCGCATCGCGTTTCGGCGGCGCGGAACCGGCCCGACGGTGCTGCTGCTGCACGGTTTCCCCACCTGGTCCTACGACTACGCCGCCCTGGCCGGCGACCTCGCTCGGGACCACCACGTCATCACGATGGATTTTCTGGGCTACGGCGCGTCGGACAAGCCCAACCCGTACGAGTACTCCGTTGCCGAATCCGCCGACACCGTGGAAGATCTCGCGGCGCACCTGCGCGTGGATCCGGTCAGCTTGGTGGTCCACGACTACGGCGGAATCGTGGGCCAGGAACTCGCCGACCGGGCCAATCGGGGACGGCTCGGTTTCACCATCGACAGGCTCGTCGTCTTGAACTCAGGAATCGTCTACAGCGCGTACCGCCCGACACGGCTGCAGAAATTATTGCTGCTACCGGTCGTCGGAAAATTGCTGGCCGGCCGTGTCGACGCCGCGAGGGCGCGATCCGGACTCGAAGGCGTTCGCGGATCGCGGTTCACCGACACCGAATTCGAGGACTTGTGGCTGGGCATGTCGCGAGACAACGGTCACAAGCTCGCGCACTTGCTGATCAAATACAACGCCGAGCGGGCCATCCATCACCGTCGGTGGGAAGCGGCCCTCGCCCACTGGGACGGCCCTCTGCACCTCGTGTGGGGGCTTGACGACCCGGTGTCGGGCCGCCATGTCCTCGAACAGGCCGTCAAGGTCCTGCCGCACGCGACGGTGACCGAGCTTCCCGGTGTCGGTCACTATCCCCAATCCGAGGCCGCGCCCTCCGTCGCCGCCGCGGTGCGCGATTAG
- a CDS encoding TetR/AcrR family transcriptional regulator, with protein sequence MHRQIWIHSCIVMQVCTTCNREALVARLTRAEQREQTRQRLVEAAGRVFCRVGFEAAPIDVIAEEAGFSRGAFYSNFESKDDLFLELIRHHLDAEVDTLGRALDRIKSAADLAPAIERRYRVLGEDSSWCLLTTEFQLYTMRGGAKANEFGEIYESYRRRLGDLIGAHFERLGIESSLTPYEFGVAQIALSHGLALQRAADGSLKANLTARALATFVRGALAENRRGKGR encoded by the coding sequence ATGCACAGGCAAATCTGGATACATTCATGTATCGTAATGCAGGTCTGTACGACCTGCAATCGGGAGGCGCTGGTGGCTCGCTTGACCCGGGCTGAGCAACGCGAACAAACCCGGCAGCGTCTCGTCGAGGCCGCAGGCAGGGTGTTCTGCCGGGTGGGGTTCGAAGCGGCGCCAATCGACGTCATCGCAGAGGAGGCCGGGTTCTCCCGGGGCGCCTTCTACTCGAACTTCGAGTCGAAGGACGACCTGTTCCTCGAGCTGATCCGCCATCACCTCGACGCGGAGGTCGACACGCTGGGCCGCGCGCTCGATCGCATCAAGTCCGCCGCCGACCTCGCGCCGGCGATCGAACGCCGCTACCGCGTCCTCGGCGAGGACAGCAGCTGGTGCCTCCTGACCACCGAGTTTCAGCTCTACACGATGCGCGGGGGTGCCAAGGCGAACGAATTCGGCGAGATCTACGAGTCTTACCGGCGCCGTCTGGGCGATCTCATCGGCGCCCACTTCGAGCGCCTCGGCATCGAATCGAGTTTGACCCCATATGAATTCGGCGTGGCCCAGATTGCGCTGTCACACGGACTGGCGCTACAACGGGCGGCCGACGGCTCGCTGAAGGCGAATCTCACCGCGCGCGCACTTGCCACATTCGTCCGCGGCGCGCTCGCCGAAAACCGCCGAGGGAAAGGCCGTTAG
- a CDS encoding pyridoxal phosphate-dependent aminotransferase, which translates to MQPAPGLMAGDICAALPDAVDPFALSLNENPFPPLPAVRSALVRSVCAANRYPEFLPERLRHVIAAHIGMPAERVVLGAGATGVVLQALQALTAPGDTMAMASPTFDGYPIVAQMARLNPSLVPLDERGHNDLDALADAAAQARVVVLCRPHNPTGTLEPTRAVVRFLRRVPRDTVVLLDEAYIEFAAAEHRFDVAALVARFPNVVVVRTFSKAYGLAGLRIGYGVASRELAALLWSQQLPFGIAITSLLAVAASYYAEDELLRRIRLITAERRYLRMRLSAMGIYTTDAHANFTYLPSRGGQCRPWREVFGDSGPRVRYYADGGARITVGGRASTTAVLSALGKDPLGRQVR; encoded by the coding sequence ATGCAACCCGCCCCGGGGCTGATGGCCGGCGATATCTGCGCCGCGTTGCCCGACGCGGTGGATCCATTCGCCTTGTCGCTCAACGAGAATCCCTTTCCTCCGCTGCCGGCGGTGCGTTCGGCGTTGGTCCGGTCGGTGTGCGCGGCGAATCGGTATCCGGAGTTCCTGCCGGAGCGGTTGCGCCATGTGATCGCGGCGCACATCGGCATGCCCGCCGAACGGGTGGTGCTGGGCGCCGGGGCGACCGGGGTGGTGCTGCAAGCGCTGCAGGCGCTGACCGCGCCGGGGGACACGATGGCGATGGCCTCGCCGACGTTCGACGGGTATCCGATCGTGGCGCAGATGGCGCGGCTGAATCCGTCGCTCGTTCCGCTGGACGAACGCGGCCACAACGACCTCGACGCGCTGGCCGATGCGGCCGCGCAGGCGCGCGTGGTGGTGCTGTGCCGGCCGCACAACCCGACCGGCACGCTGGAGCCCACCAGGGCCGTCGTCCGGTTTCTTCGCCGGGTGCCGCGCGACACCGTCGTGCTGCTCGACGAGGCCTATATCGAGTTCGCCGCAGCCGAGCACCGTTTCGACGTGGCGGCATTGGTCGCGCGATTTCCCAATGTGGTGGTGGTGCGGACCTTTTCCAAAGCCTATGGCCTGGCGGGGCTGCGGATCGGGTACGGGGTGGCCTCCCGCGAGCTGGCCGCGCTGCTGTGGTCCCAGCAGCTGCCGTTCGGCATCGCCATCACCAGTCTGCTTGCCGTCGCGGCGTCCTACTACGCGGAAGACGAACTGCTGCGCCGGATCCGGCTGATCACCGCCGAACGCCGCTATCTCCGGATGCGCCTGAGCGCGATGGGGATCTACACGACCGATGCCCACGCAAATTTCACGTATCTGCCTTCGCGGGGTGGGCAGTGCCGGCCGTGGCGTGAGGTTTTCGGCGACAGCGGGCCGCGGGTGCGGTACTACGCGGACGGCGGCGCGCGGATCACCGTGGGCGGCCGCGCGTCGACGACGGCCGTGCTGTCGGCGTTGGGAAAGGACCCGCTCGGGCGCCAGGTGCGGTAA
- a CDS encoding 3-oxoacyl-ACP synthase III family protein, translated as MDNPRVSLIDVATYLPGEPIPADYYAQFAESDDLRDNVMFRAPKFRHHVAADESSIDMIERAAQGLIERHGHDVVEGADVLITHTQVPDMAFYGQGGGIAHRLGMRPSWVLDLNNGGCAAFVLALNVARKLLAAGEGRTAIIAIAQNAAGQFFDQPTIRRKAQSAVPGDGAAVGLVAVGDQSSILDVECRTYGEYAGEMTLSYDPPRKWWQAGAGEGSIGFTESKITKVLARGNRQVPEVALAVCDRIGLAAKDIDLLVTNQPNRAFLRNWRDALELPKSRHLDTFDECGNLFGAGIPINLDRAISDGRLGAGQVVMMAAFAHAGDFAGAAAVRWGGRG; from the coding sequence ATGGATAACCCGCGCGTCAGCCTGATCGACGTCGCCACGTATCTGCCCGGTGAGCCGATCCCCGCCGACTACTACGCGCAATTCGCCGAGTCGGATGACCTGCGTGACAACGTGATGTTTCGCGCACCGAAGTTTCGCCATCACGTCGCGGCGGACGAGAGTTCCATCGACATGATCGAACGCGCGGCCCAGGGGCTGATCGAGCGGCACGGCCATGACGTGGTCGAGGGCGCCGACGTGCTGATCACCCACACTCAGGTGCCCGACATGGCGTTCTACGGCCAAGGTGGTGGCATCGCACATCGGCTGGGCATGCGGCCGTCCTGGGTGCTCGACCTGAACAACGGCGGTTGCGCCGCATTCGTGTTGGCGCTCAACGTGGCCCGTAAACTACTGGCGGCCGGTGAGGGACGCACCGCGATCATCGCCATCGCCCAGAATGCGGCCGGCCAGTTCTTCGATCAACCGACGATCCGCCGCAAGGCGCAGTCGGCGGTGCCCGGCGACGGGGCCGCGGTGGGCCTGGTGGCGGTGGGCGACCAGTCATCCATCCTCGATGTCGAGTGCCGCACCTACGGCGAGTACGCCGGGGAGATGACGCTTTCCTACGACCCGCCGCGCAAGTGGTGGCAGGCCGGTGCCGGCGAGGGCAGCATCGGGTTCACCGAAAGCAAGATCACCAAGGTGCTGGCCCGCGGCAACCGGCAGGTTCCCGAGGTGGCGCTGGCGGTGTGCGACCGAATCGGGCTGGCCGCCAAGGACATCGACCTGTTGGTCACCAACCAGCCGAACCGGGCCTTTCTGCGCAATTGGCGAGACGCGCTGGAGCTGCCGAAGTCGAGGCACCTCGACACTTTCGATGAGTGCGGCAACCTGTTCGGCGCCGGGATCCCGATCAACCTGGACCGCGCGATATCCGACGGCCGTCTCGGGGCCGGGCAGGTGGTCATGATGGCGGCCTTCGCGCACGCCGGTGACTTCGCGGGCGCCGCCGCGGTGCGCTGGGGTGGGCGGGGCTGA
- a CDS encoding ABC transporter ATP-binding protein, whose protein sequence is MTIELRDVVREYTVGGQSVRALDEVSLGLGDGQFVSVVGPSGAGKSTLLHLLGALDSPDSGSIAFDGEEIGRLSDAELSRFRHQRVGFIFQFFNLLPTLSAWENVAIPKLLDGVRLGRAKPDALALLDRVGLGNRSQHRPAELSGGQMQRVAVARALMMNPPLILADEPTGNLDSTTGASVLALLAEVAHEDGRGRLVVMVTHNSDAAAATDRVITLQDGRVGSDVMAVAG, encoded by the coding sequence ATGACCATCGAACTGCGCGACGTGGTGCGCGAGTACACGGTCGGCGGTCAATCGGTGCGGGCGCTCGACGAGGTCAGCCTGGGGCTGGGTGACGGGCAGTTCGTGTCGGTCGTCGGGCCCTCCGGGGCGGGCAAGAGCACGCTGCTGCACCTGCTCGGCGCCCTGGATTCCCCCGATTCAGGGTCGATAGCGTTCGACGGCGAAGAGATCGGCCGGCTGAGCGACGCTGAACTGTCGCGGTTCCGTCATCAGCGGGTGGGTTTCATCTTTCAGTTCTTCAATCTGTTGCCGACGCTGTCGGCGTGGGAGAACGTGGCGATCCCGAAATTGCTCGACGGTGTCCGGCTGGGCAGGGCCAAACCGGACGCGCTCGCGCTGCTGGATCGGGTCGGGCTCGGCAACCGGAGCCAGCATCGGCCCGCGGAACTGTCCGGCGGCCAGATGCAGCGGGTCGCGGTGGCGCGCGCCCTGATGATGAACCCGCCGCTGATCCTGGCCGACGAGCCCACCGGCAACCTCGATTCCACCACCGGAGCATCCGTTTTGGCGCTGCTTGCCGAGGTAGCGCACGAGGACGGTCGGGGCCGGCTGGTGGTGATGGTGACTCACAACTCCGACGCGGCCGCGGCCACCGACCGGGTGATCACGCTGCAGGACGGCCGGGTCGGTTCGGACGTCATGGCGGTCGCCGGGTGA
- a CDS encoding thiamine pyrophosphate-binding protein: MPGRYRVVDHIVGHLAAIGVDHVFGVDGANIEDVYDAAHFHPDINAVLAKHEFSAATMADGYSRSGAGLGVVAATSGGGSLNLVAGLGESLASRVPVLALVGQPASAMDGQGSFQDTSGANGSLNAEALFSAVSVFCERLRRPADIVSVLPRAVAAAHTGGPAVLLLPKDIQQAILECGQNGRPVEGLRPIGNPDAIAEMLRDASGPVTIIVGEQVARDDARVELEALRAVLRARVATVPDAKDVAGTPGLGSSSALGVTGVMGHPGVAEAVAGSAVCLVVGTRLSVTARAGLDDALAAVPTISLGSAPPYVPCPHVHADDLRGSLRLLTQALCGPARPTKVRVPGTLPPTEMTPPPCAGPGLRYRDAMAVLDGVLPDGADIVVDAGNTGAAAIHYLPARRGGRFVVALGMGGMGYSFGAGIGMSFGRANSGRPGGRTVVIAGDGAFFMHGMEVHTALQYRLPMTFVLFNNNAHAMCVTREQLFYDDIYSYNRFRPSRLGAGLAAMFPSLTSVDVSDADGLGAAMNAALGIDGPAVISVECAADEIPPFAPFLAALASKGGAVNQVSFDKEIQNNVAASA; the protein is encoded by the coding sequence ATGCCCGGCAGGTACCGGGTGGTCGACCATATCGTCGGACACCTAGCGGCAATCGGAGTCGATCACGTCTTCGGAGTGGACGGCGCCAACATCGAGGACGTTTACGACGCCGCGCACTTTCACCCCGACATCAACGCGGTGCTGGCCAAGCACGAGTTCTCCGCGGCCACCATGGCCGACGGGTACAGCCGCAGCGGGGCCGGCCTGGGTGTGGTCGCCGCGACCTCGGGCGGTGGATCGCTGAACCTCGTCGCCGGTCTGGGCGAGTCGCTTGCGAGCCGGGTGCCGGTGCTGGCGCTGGTCGGCCAGCCCGCCAGCGCGATGGACGGCCAGGGCAGCTTCCAGGACACCAGCGGCGCGAACGGATCGCTGAACGCCGAGGCGCTGTTCTCGGCGGTATCGGTGTTCTGCGAGCGGCTGCGCAGGCCGGCGGACATCGTGTCGGTGCTGCCCCGGGCCGTCGCCGCGGCGCACACCGGCGGCCCGGCGGTGTTGTTGCTGCCCAAGGACATTCAGCAGGCGATTCTGGAATGCGGCCAGAACGGGAGGCCGGTCGAGGGCCTGCGTCCCATCGGCAACCCGGACGCGATCGCCGAAATGCTGCGCGACGCCAGCGGCCCGGTGACCATCATCGTCGGCGAGCAGGTCGCCCGCGACGACGCCCGCGTCGAGCTCGAAGCCCTGCGCGCGGTGTTGCGGGCGCGGGTGGCCACCGTGCCCGACGCCAAAGACGTCGCGGGCACTCCCGGCCTCGGATCGTCGTCCGCGCTCGGGGTGACCGGCGTCATGGGTCACCCGGGTGTGGCTGAAGCGGTGGCCGGCAGCGCCGTGTGCCTGGTCGTGGGCACGCGCCTGTCGGTCACCGCGCGCGCCGGGCTGGACGACGCGCTGGCGGCGGTGCCGACGATCTCGCTCGGGTCGGCGCCGCCGTATGTTCCATGCCCGCACGTGCACGCCGACGACCTGCGCGGCTCGCTGCGCCTGCTGACCCAGGCACTGTGCGGTCCGGCGCGGCCCACCAAGGTGCGGGTGCCGGGTACGCTGCCGCCCACCGAGATGACGCCGCCGCCCTGCGCAGGCCCGGGCCTGCGGTACCGCGACGCGATGGCGGTGCTGGACGGTGTCCTGCCCGACGGCGCCGACATCGTGGTGGACGCCGGCAACACCGGCGCCGCGGCGATCCACTATCTCCCGGCGCGCCGCGGCGGCAGGTTCGTCGTGGCGCTCGGTATGGGCGGCATGGGCTACAGCTTCGGCGCCGGGATCGGAATGTCGTTCGGGCGCGCCAACAGTGGCCGGCCCGGCGGCCGCACCGTGGTGATCGCCGGCGACGGCGCGTTCTTCATGCACGGCATGGAGGTGCACACCGCGCTGCAATACCGGCTACCGATGACGTTCGTACTGTTCAACAACAACGCGCACGCCATGTGTGTCACCCGCGAGCAGCTGTTCTACGACGACATCTACAGCTACAACCGTTTTCGTCCCAGCCGGCTCGGCGCCGGTTTGGCGGCGATGTTCCCGAGCCTGACGTCGGTGGACGTCAGCGACGCCGACGGGCTCGGCGCGGCGATGAACGCCGCCCTGGGCATCGACGGGCCGGCGGTGATCAGCGTCGAGTGCGCCGCCGACGAGATCCCGCCGTTCGCCCCCTTTCTCGCCGCATTGGCATCGAAAGGCGGCGCCGTGAACCAAGTTTCATTCGACAAGGAGATTCAGAACAATGTCGCTGCCAGCGCTTGA
- a CDS encoding FtsX-like permease family protein, whose protein sequence is MKPGPAITATASRLRVFSLRELATHRRRTFASIAVMAVSATYLVAVFGIFGSITGSVSRLADGIAGVAALEVSGITDAGFPDSILAEVAAVPGVATAAPMIRTSASTPSGPVLLLGADASTAALGGALKEALHQGGVQPGQAVPSGVQVGPRVGYAKGQAFQLGSASVTVTDVLAGKQYADLNGGHYVLAPLALAQNATGRAGQLDSILIATKPGADLGAVRAAVSGAVHGRAIVAAPSFRAARAGDGVRLMNYMALLGAAVALVVGAFLIYTTMTMAITQRRPVVSMLRAIGGRRVTIVGDMLAEAAILGLIGGAIGSGVGIVAGHIAIGRLPPAVTQGLEARVQYWLPGYAVPLALAVTALTSVAASAMAARQVYKVSPVEALAPVGASAADAVPRWLRIACGVGAVAVLAASASIVTGQRGSYAVVAMAALLGAEIALGFACTVPIVEAAAATARVFGSFGGLAAATIRRAPRRVWATVMTVLIGVLTTVVITGTNADMIRSARDILSPVADADVWVSADAPDSYPTDVLPQGLSEKVRALPGVARVTEGAFGFAVVGGTRVLLDGFSAGSHDALFRALDERVRAEALAGRGVVLTQNLGAILHVRAGDRLRLQTPHGPRDATVLALVPFFSTVIGTVGIDLEDLRAWFDRPAATTLQIAAAPGVNRQRLLSTVRDAVPAPNHVYDGPAALAGLEAPLRQSMFIANAVWVIVVAVAGVALLNTLTLSVIERRREIGVLRAMGASRRFALRMVLAEAAGIGVVGGVLGLALGLVDQWLFSRISGDVMNFEVGFRLSPLALAFTLGALAISLLGSVPPARRAAHLNIVEAVSVE, encoded by the coding sequence GTGAAACCCGGGCCGGCGATCACCGCCACGGCGAGCAGGCTGCGGGTGTTCAGCCTGCGTGAGCTCGCCACGCATCGCCGCCGCACGTTCGCGTCGATCGCGGTAATGGCCGTCTCGGCAACGTATTTGGTTGCGGTGTTCGGAATCTTCGGGTCGATCACCGGGTCGGTCAGCCGGCTGGCCGACGGGATCGCTGGCGTCGCCGCGCTCGAGGTGTCCGGCATCACCGACGCCGGATTTCCCGACTCGATCCTGGCCGAGGTGGCCGCGGTCCCGGGCGTCGCCACCGCGGCGCCGATGATCCGGACGTCGGCGTCCACGCCGTCGGGGCCGGTGCTGCTGCTGGGCGCGGATGCTAGCACCGCCGCGCTCGGCGGTGCCCTCAAGGAGGCGCTGCACCAGGGGGGCGTCCAGCCCGGGCAGGCCGTTCCCTCCGGAGTTCAGGTCGGACCGCGCGTCGGCTACGCCAAAGGCCAGGCATTCCAACTGGGTTCGGCATCGGTCACGGTCACCGACGTGCTCGCGGGTAAACAGTACGCGGACCTCAACGGCGGGCACTACGTGCTGGCGCCACTTGCGTTGGCGCAGAACGCCACCGGTCGCGCGGGCCAACTCGACTCGATCCTGATCGCCACGAAGCCCGGCGCCGACCTCGGCGCGGTGCGCGCGGCGGTCAGCGGCGCGGTGCACGGCCGGGCGATCGTCGCGGCCCCCAGCTTCCGCGCCGCCCGGGCCGGCGACGGTGTGCGGCTGATGAACTACATGGCCCTGCTGGGCGCCGCGGTCGCGTTGGTGGTCGGCGCGTTTTTGATCTACACCACGATGACGATGGCGATCACCCAGCGGCGGCCGGTCGTCTCGATGCTGCGCGCGATCGGTGGCCGGCGCGTCACCATCGTCGGCGACATGCTCGCCGAGGCCGCGATCCTCGGGCTGATCGGCGGGGCCATCGGGTCCGGCGTGGGAATTGTGGCCGGGCACATCGCGATTGGCCGGTTGCCGCCGGCGGTGACGCAGGGGCTGGAAGCCCGCGTGCAGTATTGGCTGCCCGGTTACGCCGTACCGCTGGCGCTGGCGGTGACGGCGCTCACCAGCGTGGCGGCGTCGGCGATGGCGGCACGGCAGGTCTACAAGGTGTCACCGGTCGAGGCGCTGGCCCCGGTGGGGGCCTCGGCGGCCGACGCGGTGCCCCGCTGGCTGCGCATCGCCTGCGGGGTCGGTGCGGTCGCGGTGTTGGCGGCGTCGGCGTCGATCGTGACCGGGCAGCGCGGCAGCTACGCGGTGGTCGCGATGGCCGCCCTGCTGGGCGCCGAGATCGCCCTGGGGTTCGCGTGCACCGTGCCCATCGTCGAGGCCGCGGCGGCGACGGCGCGTGTGTTCGGATCGTTCGGGGGGCTCGCGGCGGCCACGATCCGGCGTGCGCCGCGACGGGTGTGGGCGACGGTGATGACCGTGCTCATCGGGGTGCTCACCACCGTCGTGATCACCGGTACGAACGCCGACATGATCCGATCGGCGCGCGACATCCTGTCGCCGGTCGCCGACGCCGACGTCTGGGTGAGCGCGGACGCTCCCGACAGTTACCCGACCGACGTTCTGCCACAAGGCCTTTCCGAGAAGGTCCGCGCCCTGCCCGGCGTGGCACGAGTGACCGAGGGCGCGTTCGGGTTCGCCGTCGTCGGGGGTACCCGCGTCCTGCTCGACGGGTTTTCCGCCGGCAGCCACGATGCGCTGTTCCGGGCGCTCGACGAGCGGGTGCGCGCCGAGGCGCTCGCCGGCCGCGGCGTGGTGCTCACGCAGAATCTGGGCGCGATTCTGCACGTCCGCGCCGGCGACCGACTGCGGCTGCAGACGCCGCACGGCCCGCGGGACGCGACGGTGCTGGCCCTGGTGCCGTTCTTCTCGACCGTCATCGGCACGGTCGGGATCGACCTCGAGGACCTGCGGGCGTGGTTCGACCGCCCCGCGGCGACGACACTGCAGATCGCCGCGGCGCCCGGGGTGAACCGGCAGCGCCTGCTGAGCACCGTTCGCGACGCGGTGCCGGCGCCCAACCACGTGTACGACGGTCCCGCGGCGCTGGCGGGGCTGGAAGCTCCGCTGCGCCAGAGCATGTTCATCGCCAACGCGGTGTGGGTGATCGTCGTGGCGGTAGCCGGCGTCGCACTGCTCAACACGCTGACGCTGTCGGTGATCGAACGCCGGCGCGAGATCGGTGTGCTGCGCGCAATGGGAGCCAGCCGGCGCTTCGCGTTGCGGATGGTCCTGGCCGAGGCGGCCGGAATCGGTGTCGTCGGTGGCGTTTTGGGGCTCGCGCTGGGGCTGGTGGACCAGTGGCTGTTCAGCCGCATCAGCGGGGACGTGATGAACTTCGAGGTCGGCTTTCGGCTGAGTCCGCTGGCGCTCGCCTTCACGCTCGGCGCGCTGGCGATCAGCCTGCTCGGCTCGGTGCCACCGGCGCGGCGGGCGGCGCATCTCAACATCGTCGAGGCGGTCAGCGTCGAGTGA
- a CDS encoding MarR family transcriptional regulator translates to MAQAQPEKRDPIAAARANWERAGWGDVAPGMVAVTSVMRAHQILLARVETALRPYDLSFSRYELLRLLAFSRTGALPITKASDRLQVHVTSVTHAIRRLEADGLVQRVPHPTDGRTTLVQITELGRSTVEDATVTLNKQVFADIGMDAAESAALVSSIETLRRNAGDF, encoded by the coding sequence GTGGCGCAAGCACAACCGGAGAAGCGTGATCCGATCGCGGCGGCGCGCGCCAATTGGGAGCGCGCGGGGTGGGGTGACGTCGCACCGGGCATGGTGGCGGTGACCTCGGTGATGCGCGCGCACCAGATACTGCTGGCACGCGTCGAGACGGCGTTGCGCCCCTACGACCTGAGCTTCTCGCGATACGAATTGTTGCGCCTGCTGGCCTTCAGCCGGACCGGTGCGCTGCCGATCACCAAGGCCTCCGACCGATTGCAGGTCCACGTCACCAGCGTGACCCACGCGATCCGCCGGCTGGAGGCCGACGGGCTGGTGCAGCGGGTGCCGCATCCCACCGACGGGCGCACCACGCTGGTGCAGATCACCGAGCTGGGCCGCTCCACGGTCGAGGACGCCACCGTCACGCTCAACAAGCAGGTGTTCGCCGACATCGGCATGGACGCCGCCGAGTCCGCGGCGCTGGTGTCGTCCATCGAAACGTTGCGCCGCAACGCGGGCGACTTCTAA
- the mmsB gene encoding 3-hydroxyisobutyrate dehydrogenase, with amino-acid sequence MTEHLTVAFLGLGHMGGPMATNLVAAKHAVRGFDPVSAALSAAAEAGVTGFDSATAAVAGSDVVITMLPNGELVKRCYAEILPAARPGALFIDSSTISVNDAREVHALAESSGVAQLDAPVSGGVKGAVAGTLAFMVGGDEDAVRRARPVLEPMAGKIIHCGAAGAGQAAKVCNNMVLAVQQIAIGEAFILAEKLGLSAQSLFDVITGATGNCWAVHTNCPVPGPVPTSPANNDFKPGFATALMNKDLGLAMDAVSSSGAAAPLGTHAAEIYAAFAAEHADKDFSAVIEMLRSS; translated from the coding sequence ATGACCGAGCACCTGACGGTGGCCTTCCTGGGCCTGGGCCACATGGGTGGGCCCATGGCGACCAATCTTGTTGCGGCCAAACATGCGGTGCGCGGATTCGATCCCGTGTCCGCGGCGCTGTCCGCCGCGGCCGAGGCCGGCGTCACCGGATTCGACAGCGCCACCGCCGCGGTGGCCGGGTCGGACGTGGTGATCACCATGCTGCCCAACGGGGAACTGGTCAAGCGCTGCTACGCGGAGATCCTGCCCGCCGCGCGGCCCGGCGCCCTGTTCATCGACAGCTCCACCATCTCGGTCAACGATGCCCGCGAGGTGCACGCGCTGGCCGAGTCGAGCGGCGTCGCGCAGCTGGACGCCCCCGTCTCGGGCGGGGTGAAGGGCGCCGTCGCCGGGACGCTTGCGTTCATGGTGGGTGGCGACGAGGACGCCGTGCGGCGAGCGCGGCCGGTGCTGGAACCCATGGCGGGCAAGATCATTCACTGCGGCGCGGCCGGGGCCGGGCAGGCCGCCAAGGTGTGCAACAACATGGTGCTTGCGGTGCAGCAGATCGCGATCGGCGAGGCGTTCATCCTGGCCGAGAAGCTCGGATTGTCCGCCCAGTCCCTGTTCGACGTCATCACCGGCGCCACCGGCAACTGCTGGGCGGTGCACACCAATTGCCCTGTGCCGGGCCCGGTCCCGACCTCCCCGGCGAACAACGACTTCAAACCGGGGTTTGCCACCGCGCTGATGAACAAGGACCTCGGCCTGGCGATGGATGCGGTGTCCTCCAGTGGTGCCGCGGCGCCGCTGGGCACACACGCCGCCGAGATCTACGCGGCATTCGCCGCCGAGCATGCGGACAAGGACTTCAGCGCCGTCATCGAGATGCTGCGCAGCAGCTAA